AGCCCAGTGCCAACGTGGACCGCGTGAAACAGGAGCTGTCCGAGTACGAGCTGATCCCGGAAGACTGGGGCGGCAGCACCATTTTCGTACCGGTGTCCGCCAAGACCGGCGAGGGCATCGACACCCTGCTGGAGATGCTGCTTCTGACCGCAGAGATGCATGAGCTGAAAGCCAATCCGAAGCGGGAGGCAAGAGGTCTTGTCATCGAGGCAGAGCTGGATAAGGGCAAGGGCCCTGTGGCTACCGTTCTCGTACAGAAAGGTACGCTGCATGTGGGCGATCCCATCGCGGCAGGCGCCTGCCACGGTAAAGTCCGTGCCATGATGGATGATAAGGGAAGAAGAGTGAAAGAGGCAGGCCCGTCCACTCCTGTGGAGATCCTGGGACTTTCCGATGTGCCCAATGCAGGCGAGATTTTCGTTTCCCTGAAAACAGAGAAAGAGGCAAGAAGCTTTGCCGAGACATTTATTTCTCAGGGCAGAGAGAAGCTTCTGGAGGACACCAAGTCCAGAATGTCTCTGGATGATCTGTTCAGCCAGATCCAGGCCGGTAATGTCAAAGAACTGAATATTATTGTAAAAGCAGATGTACAGGGTTCCGTGGAGGCCATCAAGCAGAGTCTTGTGAAGCTGTCCAATGAGGAAGTCGTTGTCAAGATCATCCACGGCGGCGTGGGTGCCATCAACGAGTCCGATGTGAGCCTGGCATCCGCATCCAACGCCATCATCATCGGCTTTAATGTGCGTCCGGATGCAACCGCGAAGAATATCGCAGAGCAGGAGGGCGTAGACCTGCGTCTGTACCGTGTCATCTACAATGCCATTGAGGATGTGGAGGCTGCCATGAAGGGTATGCTGGATCCGGTCTTCGAGGAGAAGGTCATCGGTCACGCAGAGGTACGTCAGCTGTTCAAGGCTTCCGGCGTGGGTACCATTGCCGGTTCCTATGTGCTGGATGGTTCCTTCCAGAGAGGCTGCAAGGTACGTATCACCAGAGAGGGCGAGCAGATCTACGAGGGCGAGCTGGCATCTCTGAAGCGGTTCAAGGATGATGTGAAAGAAGTAAAAGCTGGTTATGAGTGTGGTCTGGTATTCGAGAAGTTCAACGATCTTCAGGAGCTTGACCAGGTAGAAGCGTATATTATGGTGGAGGTACCGCGCTAGAAGGCTGCCTCCGAAGGAGGACGACAACATGAGAAAGAACAGCATTAAGAATACAAGGATCAATGGCGAGGTTTTAAAAGAGCTGAGCAACATTATCCGCGGTGAGATCAAGGATCCCCGCATCCACCCCATGACATCTGTCGTGGCGGTGGAGGTGGCACCGGATCTGAAAAGCTGTAAAGCATATATCAGCGTACTGGGCGACGAAGCGGCACAGAAGGATACCCTGGCAGGCTTAAAGAGTGCGGAGGGCTACATCCGCACGAAGCTGGCGCATACGGTAAACCTGAGAAATACACCGCAGATCCGGTTTATCCTGGATCAGTCCATCGAGTACGGTGTCAACATGTCCAAGCTGATCAACGACGTGAACAAAGACGTGGTGCGGGAGGCTGAGGAAGAACAGGAGCGTGCGACGGACAGTGAAGAACTTTAATGCATTGGAAGCGTGTCTTGCGGGTGTGAAAAGCCTGGCCATCGCAGGCCATGTGCGCCCTGACGGGGACTGTGTGGGCTCCTGCATGGCGGTTTACAATTATGTGCGGGAAAATATGCCCCAGATCCAGGTGGATGTGTATTTGCAGGAGATCCCGGAATCCCTGGATTTCCTGAAGGGAACAGAGGATATTCACCATTCCTGTGAAGAAAATAAAACCTACGATGCGTTCCTGGCGCTGGACTGCGGCGACCGGGAGCGCCTGGGAGCGGCTGTCCGCTATTTTGACAGCGCGAAAAAACGCATTTGTGTGGATCACCACATCAGCAACACCGGGCTGGGCGAGCAGTATGTCATCGATCCTGCGGCCTGTGCCACCTGTGAGATCTTATACGAACTGCTGAATCCGGAAAAAATGAGTCTGGCAGTGGCGGAAGCGCTGTATACCGGTCTTATCAACGATTGCGGCGTGTTCCAGTACAGCAATACCACGCCGAAGACCATGCGGATCGCGGCAAAGCTGATGGAGAAGGGCGTGCCCTTTACGCGGATCATTGAGGAAAGCTTTTATCAGAAAACGTACCTGCAGAACCAGATCCTGGGCCGGGCACTGATGGAAAGCATGCTGGTGTGCGACGGACAGGTGATCGTCAGCGTCATCCGCAAAAAGGATATGGAATTCTATGGCGTGGACTCCCGGGATCTGGAGGGCATTGTCAGCCAGCTGCGCAACACCAAGGGCGTGGAGGTGGCGATCTTCCTCTATGAGACAGCGATCCAGGAGTACAAGGTGAGCATGCGTTCCAACGGCGCGGTGGATGTGAGCAAAATTGCAGTATACTATAACGGCGGCGGCCATGTGAAGGCAGCCGGCTGTACGATGCAGGGCTCTATCCATGATGTGATCAACAATCTGACCGGGCATATCGCCAGACAGCTTGACGGGGAGCGCAGATCGTGAAAAGCGGAATCATCAACGTATATAAAGAAAAAGGCTTTACCTCCTTTGACGTGGTGGCGAAGCTGAAAGGTATTTTAAGGGAGCGCAAGATCGGCCATACCGGGACATTGGATCCGGATGCGGAGGGCGTGCTGCCGGTGTGCGTGGCCAAAGGCACGAAGCTGTGTGCCCTTCTGACGGATCAGGATAAGGAATATGAGGCGGTACTGCTGCTGGGCCAGGTCACCGATACCCAGGACTGCTCGGGCACGATCCTGGAGGAACATCCGGTGACGGTCAGCGAAGCGGCCGTGCGGGAAGCGGTGCAGAGCTTTGTCGGCGCCTATGACCAGGTGCCGCCCATGTACTCGGCGTTAAAGGTCAACGGCAAGAAGCTGTATGAGCTGGCACGAAAGGGTGTGGAGGTGGAACGCGCGGCAAGGCGGGTGACCATCCATTCCATCGATATCCTGTCGGTGGAGCTGCCCCGGGTGCGGATGCGGGTGCACTGTTCCAAGGGCACCTATATCCGGACACTCTGCCAGGACATCGGCGAGAAGCTGGGCTGCGGCGGCTGTATGGAGTCGCTGCTGCGCACCCGTGTGGGCCGGTTTGGCCTGGAGGAAGCATACCGTCTGTCCGAGATCGAAGCTTATGCGAAAGAGGGACGGGCAGAGGAACTGATTCTGTCCTCCGACCAGCTGTTCCTGGACGATCCGGCGCTGTCCGTGCGGCCGGAGCTGTACCGGTTTGCGGACAACGGCAATGTGCTTTTGCCGGAGCATTTCACGGAAATGCCGGGAGAACTGGCGGACGGACAGCAGGTGCGGGTCTATGGCCGGAACCAGGGTTTTACCGGGATTTATGAATACAGAAAAAGCCGGGGGGATTTTCATCCGGTGAAATTATTTTTGGAGTGAAAAAACATGGAATATATAAAAGGGACAACCGATTTTTCCATTGAAGAGCCGTCTGTGGTGACCATTGGAAAATTTGACGGACTTCATGTGGGCCATCAGAAGCTTCTGCATCTTGTGTGCGAGAAAAAGAAAGATGGCGTAAAAGCAGTTGTTTTTACCTTTGATGTACCGCCGGGCGCGAAGCTGTCCGGCAAGGGCATGGACACGCTGGTGACCAACGAGGAGCGCTGCCAGATGCTGGAGGAACAGGGCATCGATTATCTCATCGAATGTCCTTTCGTGCCGGAGATCATGTCCATGGAGCCGGAGCGTTTTGTGGAAGAGGTACTGGTAGGCAGACTGAAAGCCAGATATATCGTGGCAGGGACAGACTGCGGGTTCGGCCATAACCGGAGAGGCGACTATAAGCTGCTGCAGAAGCTGGCACCGGTATACGGCTATGAAGTGGATATTGTGGAGAAGGTGCAGTATCAGGGCCGGGACATCAGCAGCACCTATGTGCGGGAGGAGATCGCCAAGGGGAATATGGAGCTGGCAGATTTCCTGCTGGGCTACACATACCGCATCAGCGGAACGGTGGAACACGGCAACCATCTGGGCGGTACAAAGCTGGACATGCCCACTGCCAACCTGTTCCCGCCGGAACACAAGCTGCTGCCGCCCAACGGCGTGTATGCCACGAAGACCATCGTGGATGGCAAACGGTATGAGGGCATCAGCAATATCGGCACGAAGCCTACGGTCAGTGAGGGCAACGCCAGAGGCATAGAGACCTTCCTGTTCGATTTTTCCGGTGACCTGTACGGCAAGAATATCACGGTAGAGCTGTACACCTTTGAGCGGCCGGAGATGAAATTTGCGTCTCTGGATGAGCTGAAAGTACAAATGCATAAAGATATGGAATTTGGGAAGAAATTTTTTGCAGAAAAAGCGAACCGATAAAAACTGCTTGTAACTTTTGAAAGAATATATTAAAGTATTAACTGTAAAATTGTAAAGTTTGGGTAAAAAATATATTCTGTTACGGCAGATAAAAGGAGAGAACATGGACATAGGGATTGTATTATCACTGATGGGCGGTCTTGGATTTTTCCTGTACGGCATGAAACTGATGAGCGACGGTCTGGAGAAGGCAGCCGGCGCAAAGCTTCGCGGAATTCTTGAATTTTTCACAAAGAACCAGCTGATGGGTACGCTGGTGGGTATTGTGTTCTGTGCGATCATCCAGTCTTCCAGTGCCACGACAGTCATGGTCGTCAGCTTTGTAAACTCGGGACTTATGAACCTGTATCAGGCGGCCGGTGTGATCATGGGTGCCAATATCGGTACGACGATCACCTCGCAGCTGGTAGCCTTTAACCTATCGGAGGTAGCACCGGTATTTCTGATGGCCGGTGTCATCATGGTGATGTTCTGCAAGAAGCCCGTCGTCAACAAGATCGGAGAAGTCATTCTCGGCTTTGGCGTGCTTTTCATGGGACTGAGCATCATGTCCGGCAGTATGTCGGATCTGCGGAATTCTCCGCTGATCGTCAATGCACTTTCGACTTTGAACAACCGGTTCCTGGCGATTTTTATCGGATTTCTGATTACAGCGATCATTCAGAGCTCTTCCGTAACCGTCAGCATTCTGCTGCTGATGGCGCAGCAGGGACTTCTGGGCCTTGGTATCTGTTTTTATGTGATCCTGGGCTGTAATATCGGTGCCTGTACGTCGGCGCTCCCTTGCTTCCTTAAGCGGAAAGAAGGATGCCAAGCGTGCGGCAATGATCCATTTCCTTTTTAACGTGTTCGGTACGATCATCATGGTGGTGATCCTGTCGCTGTTCGGCGGCTGGGTGGAATCTACCATCATGGCAGTATCCGGCGGCAATATCGGCAGATGTGTGGCAAATGCCCATTCCTTCTTCAAGATTTTCCAGGTAATTGTGCTGTTCCCCTTTGCGAAGCTGATCGTAAAGGCGACCTACCTGGTTGTGCCCGGTGAGGATAAGAAGACGGATGACAGTGAGTATCAGCTCATGTACATCGGCCGGAAGAACATCTTTTCCCCGGCAACGGCTGTTGTGGAAGTGACAAGAGAGCTGGAGCGCATGGGACAGATGGCTTCTGAGAACCTGAACAGAGGCATGAACTGCCTGATCACCCTGGATGAGGAAGACATCACGAAGGTTTATCAGGTGGAAAAATATATTGACTATCTGAACCACTCCATCACGGATTATCTCGTGAAGGTGAGCCAGATGACCATTCCGGTGGATGACGCCAAGAGCATCGGCGGCCTGTTCCATGTGGTCAACGATATCGAGCGGATCGGTGATCACGCGGAGAATCTGGCGGATGCGGCCAAGATGCGGATGGAGGAGAATGTGACGTTCAGCAAGGAGGCCCAGCATGAGATGGGCGAGATGCTGGAGCGCGTACTGACCATCCTGCGGTATTCCATTGATATGTTTTCTCACAACAACCGGGAGCATATGGAAGAGATCCTGGATCTGGAGGAGCACATTGACGAGATGGAGCGGCAGTATCAGCAGTCCCACGTAGACCGTCTGACGAGAAATGAATGTACCCCGGAAGCGGGTATGATTTTCTCAGATGTGATCTCCGGGCTGGAGCGTGTGGCAGACCATGCTACCAATATCGCGTTCTCTATTCTTGATGAAGATCAGGAGTAACAGGAGGTGCCGATGAAAACATGGAAACAGCCGGTCTGTCTGTTACTGGCAGGCGCGGTATTGTATACAGGAACTTCTCTGGACGTGCAGGCGTCCGGCTTTCGGGCCGGTATGACGGCGGTGATGGAGGAGCTGACCGAGCATACATCTGCGGATGAAGCGGTGGACATGATCGACGGCGTGCTCAATCCGCAGACAGGAATGGAAGAGAGCTACGGCTATACGAATCTGGGCGTGGCCAACGTACAGAATCATCTGAACATCCGAAAGGAGCCAAAGGAGAATGCGTCTCTGGTGGGTACCATGGTAAAAAACAGCGGCTGCGAGGTGCTGGAGACCACCGACGACGGCTGGGCAAAGATCAAATCCGGCAGAGTGGAGGGTTATGTCAGCATGGAATATCTGCTTACCGGCGAGGAGGCACATGCCCGGGCAGCGGAGGCGGCCATGACCATGGCGACGGTGAACACCACCACGTTGAAGGTGCGGTTTGAACCCAGCGTGGAGTCCAAAGTGCTGACCCTCATCCCCATCGGCGAGGAGCTGGTGGTGGAAGAGGAGCTGGATGAATGGATCAAGGTGACGGTGGATGAGGACGAGGGCTATGTATCCAAGGAATTTGTGGATCTGGCGCTGGAGCTTCCCAAGGCGGCAACCCTGTCAGAGGTGACCGGGGTATCGGACAACCGTTCCTCCCTGGTGGCTTACGCCAAGCAGTTTATCGGCAATCCGTACGTCTGGGGTGGAACCAGCCTGACCAAGGGCGCCGACTGTTCCGGCTTTGTACTGAGTGTATATAAGAAATACGGCATCAGCCTGCCCCATTCCTCCAAGGCCCAGGCCAACTGCGGCACAAGGATCAAGGCATCGGCGGCGAAGCCGGGTGATCTGTTCTTCTATGGCAAGAACGGTTCCATCAACCACGTAGCCATTTACATCGGCGGCGGACAGGTGGTACATGCCAGTTCCAGGAAGACAGGCATCAAGATTTCCAATGCATACTACCGGACACCGATCTGTGTGGTATCATTATTGAAATAAATCCTTTACATGTGGGGAAGAGTGTGCTATACTTTCCAGGTATGAGTTTAGCCGATATTCAGAGACCGGACACTCCGACCTCTCTCTTAGTATTCGGCGGTCTATCAAATTTATTTAAGGAGGTTGCTACATTATGATAGCAAAAGAGAAGAAGCAGGCCATTATGGCAGAGTATGGAAGAACACCGAACGATACCGGATCACCGGAGGTTCAGGTTGCAGTTCTCACAGCAAGAATTCAGGAGCTCACTGAGCACTTAAAGAATCATCCGAAGGATCATCATTCCAGAAGAGGTCTTCTGAAGATGGTTGGTCAGAGAAGAGGCTTACTGGCATACCTGAAGAAAACTGATATTGAGAGATACCGTGCTTTAATTGAGCGCTTAGGACTCAGAAAGTAATTGAAAATTTAAGGGCGGAAGAGCATTCCGCCCTTATTTTACGCAAGCTTCTTTTGTTACTGAAGGATCGGATTATGTGTGGAAGAATGGTCCGAGACCACTGAAAAGAGCAGGAAGGCTCCTGGGTTTTTCAGTAGTTTCGGGATCTTCTGCCATAATCGAAAATTTTCAAAATTTATGGAAAAGGAGACGAACAAATGTACAAGAGTTTTTCAATGGAACTGGCCGGAAGAACACTGACTGTTGATGTTGGCAGAGTGGCGGCGCAGGCAAACGGTGCAGCATTCATGCACTACGGAGACACCACCATTCTTTCCACTGCAACCGCTTCCGAGAAGCCCAGAGACGGCATTGATTTCTTCCCTCTGAGCGTGGAGTATGAAGAGAAATTATACGCTTCGGGAAAGATACCCGGAGGTTTCAACAAGAGAGAGGGCAAGGCATCCGAGCATGCGATCCTGACATCCCGTGTCATCGACCGTCCCATGCGTCCGCTGTTCCCGAAGGATTACCGCAATGACGTGACCCTGAACAACCTGGTGATGTCTGTGGATCCCGAGTGCGCACCGGAGGTTGTTGCCATGCTTGGTTCCGCTATCGCAACGGCAATCTCTGACATCCCGTTTGACGGCCCCTGCGCCATGTGTCAGGTAGGCATGATCAACGGTGAGTTTGTATTCAATCCCAGCTATGCGCAGGACAAACTGTCCGATCTGCATCTGACTGTTGCATCTACCCGTGAGAAAGTGATCATGATCGAGGCAGGCGCCAACGAAGTGCCGGAGGCAAAGATGATCGAGGCCATTTTTGCAGGTCATGCGCTGAATCAGCAGATCATCGAGTTTATTGACAAGATCGTTGCCGAGTGCGGCAAAGAGAAGCACAGCTATACCAGCTGCGCGGTTCCGGAAGAGCTGTTTGCAGCCATCCGTGAGATCGTAACCCCCGAGCAGATGGAAGAGGCTGTATTCACAGATGTGAAGCAGGTTCGTGAGGCCAACATCAGCGCCATCAAGGATCGGCTGGCAGAGGCTTTTGCTGATAACGAAGAGTGGTTGGCCGTTCTGGATGAGGCTGTTTACCAGTACCAGAAGAAGACCGTCCGCAAGATGATTCTGAAAGACCACAAGCGCCCGGATGGAAGAGCCATCAACCAGATCCGTCCGCTGGCAGCTGAGATCGATATTATCCCGAGAGTACACGGTTCTGCCATGTTCACCAGAGGACAGACACAGATCTGCAACGTGACCACACTGGCACCGCTTTCCGAGGCACAGAGACTGGATGGCCTGGACGAGACCGTAACCTCCAAGCGTTACATGCATCAGTACAACTTCCCGTCCTACTCCGTAGGCGAGACAAAGCCCAGCAGAGGACCGGGACGTCGTGAGATCGGCCACGGTGCACTGGCTGAGCGTGCGCTGCTGCCGGTACTTCCCTCTGAGGAAGAGTTCCCTTACGCCATCAGAAGCGTATCCGAGACCTTCGAGTCCAACGGTTCCACTTCTCAGGCAAGTGTGTGTGCATCCTGTATGTCCCTGATGGCTGCAGGTGTGCCCATCAAAAAGCAGGTAGCAGGTATTTCCACAGGTCTGGTGACCGGAGATACCGATGATGATTATATCGTACTCACCGATATCCAGGGCCTGGAGGACTTCTTCGGCGATATGGACTTCAAGGTGGCAGGTACCCATGACGGTATCACTGCGATCCAGATGGATATCAAGATCCACGGCCTGACCCGTCCGATCATCGAGGAGGCCATTGCCCGCACGAAGGAAGCAAGAGAGTACATCCTCAACGAGATCATGACACCCTGCATCGCTGAGCCGAGAAAAGAAGTAGGCAAGTATGCACCGAAGATCGTACAGATCATGATCGATCCGGCCAAGATCGGCGATGTGGTTGGCCAGAGAGGCAAGACCATCAACACCATCATCGAGCGCACCGGCGTGAAGATCGACATCACAGACGATGGCGCAGTATCCATCTGCGGCACCGACAAAGAGATGATGGACAAGGCAGTAGACATGATCCGCATCATCACCACCGACTTTGAGGCAGGACAGATCTTCACAGGTACTGTTGTCAGCATCAAGGAATTCGGCGCTTTCATCGAGTTCGCTCCCGGCAAGGAGGGAATGGTACACATTTCCAAGATCGCCAAAGAGAGAATCAATCGCGTAGAGGATGTTCTGACCCTTGGTGATCAGGTAACCGTTGTTTGCCTGGGCAAGGACAAGATGGGCAGAATCAGCTTCTCCATGAAAGATGTCGGCAAGGATGTCACCAAGCTTAAAGACGATGACAGAGACAGACGTGACAACAGAAGAGATAACAGAGACAGAAAGCACGCAGATCACGAGTAAGCGCATCAGCGGCTGAAAAAGCAGGATATGGCCTGCGGGTTCCTTTTCGGAGGAATCCGCGGGCTTCTCTTTTTTTGCAGAAAAATCATGCTATAATGATGTGAGCAAAAGAAAAGGAAGCGAAAAGCCATTATCGAACGAACGGAGGATATTTTATGAAGTTGATTTCCTGGAATGTGAATGGCCTGCGTGCCTGTGTGCAGAAGGGCTTTTTGGAATATTTTCAGCAGGTGGATGCGGATGTTTTCTGCATTCAGGAGAGTAAGCTGCAGGAGGGACAGATCGACCTGGATCTGCCGGGATATCACCAGTACTGGAATTATGCGGTGAAGAAGGGCTATTCGGGCACGGCCATGTTCACGAAGCAGGAGCCGCTGTCGGTGTCCTACGGCATCGGCATGGAGGAGCACGACCAGGAGGGCCGTGTGATCACGGCGGAATTCCCGGAATACTATGTGGTGACGGTGTACACGCCAAATTCCCAGAATGAGCTGGCGCGACTGCCGTACCGGATGCAGTGGGAGGAGGATTTCCTCGCGTATCTGAAAAAACTGGAGGAGAAGAAGCCGGTGATCTTCTGCGGTGACCTGAACGTGGCGCATCGGGAGATCGATCTGAAAAATCCCAAGACGAAC
Above is a window of Oscillospiraceae bacterium NTUH-002-81 DNA encoding:
- the rbfA gene encoding 30S ribosome-binding factor RbfA, translating into MRKNSIKNTRINGEVLKELSNIIRGEIKDPRIHPMTSVVAVEVAPDLKSCKAYISVLGDEAAQKDTLAGLKSAEGYIRTKLAHTVNLRNTPQIRFILDQSIEYGVNMSKLINDVNKDVVREAEEEQERATDSEEL
- the xth gene encoding exodeoxyribonuclease III encodes the protein MKLISWNVNGLRACVQKGFLEYFQQVDADVFCIQESKLQEGQIDLDLPGYHQYWNYAVKKGYSGTAMFTKQEPLSVSYGIGMEEHDQEGRVITAEFPEYYVVTVYTPNSQNELARLPYRMQWEEDFLAYLKKLEEKKPVIFCGDLNVAHREIDLKNPKTNRKNAGFTDEERAKFSHVLESGFIDTYRYFYPDQEGVYSWWSYRFKAREKNAGWRIDYFCVSESLKDRLVRASIHTEVTGSDHCPVELVIE
- a CDS encoding bifunctional riboflavin kinase/FAD synthetase; the protein is MEYIKGTTDFSIEEPSVVTIGKFDGLHVGHQKLLHLVCEKKKDGVKAVVFTFDVPPGAKLSGKGMDTLVTNEERCQMLEEQGIDYLIECPFVPEIMSMEPERFVEEVLVGRLKARYIVAGTDCGFGHNRRGDYKLLQKLAPVYGYEVDIVEKVQYQGRDISSTYVREEIAKGNMELADFLLGYTYRISGTVEHGNHLGGTKLDMPTANLFPPEHKLLPPNGVYATKTIVDGKRYEGISNIGTKPTVSEGNARGIETFLFDFSGDLYGKNITVELYTFERPEMKFASLDELKVQMHKDMEFGKKFFAEKANR
- the rpsO gene encoding 30S ribosomal protein S15 is translated as MIAKEKKQAIMAEYGRTPNDTGSPEVQVAVLTARIQELTEHLKNHPKDHHSRRGLLKMVGQRRGLLAYLKKTDIERYRALIERLGLRK
- a CDS encoding bifunctional oligoribonuclease/PAP phosphatase NrnA; the encoded protein is MRRTVKNFNALEACLAGVKSLAIAGHVRPDGDCVGSCMAVYNYVRENMPQIQVDVYLQEIPESLDFLKGTEDIHHSCEENKTYDAFLALDCGDRERLGAAVRYFDSAKKRICVDHHISNTGLGEQYVIDPAACATCEILYELLNPEKMSLAVAEALYTGLINDCGVFQYSNTTPKTMRIAAKLMEKGVPFTRIIEESFYQKTYLQNQILGRALMESMLVCDGQVIVSVIRKKDMEFYGVDSRDLEGIVSQLRNTKGVEVAIFLYETAIQEYKVSMRSNGAVDVSKIAVYYNGGGHVKAAGCTMQGSIHDVINNLTGHIARQLDGERRS
- a CDS encoding SH3 domain-containing C40 family peptidase translates to MKTWKQPVCLLLAGAVLYTGTSLDVQASGFRAGMTAVMEELTEHTSADEAVDMIDGVLNPQTGMEESYGYTNLGVANVQNHLNIRKEPKENASLVGTMVKNSGCEVLETTDDGWAKIKSGRVEGYVSMEYLLTGEEAHARAAEAAMTMATVNTTTLKVRFEPSVESKVLTLIPIGEELVVEEELDEWIKVTVDEDEGYVSKEFVDLALELPKAATLSEVTGVSDNRSSLVAYAKQFIGNPYVWGGTSLTKGADCSGFVLSVYKKYGISLPHSSKAQANCGTRIKASAAKPGDLFFYGKNGSINHVAIYIGGGQVVHASSRKTGIKISNAYYRTPICVVSLLK
- the truB gene encoding tRNA pseudouridine(55) synthase TruB; translated protein: MKSGIINVYKEKGFTSFDVVAKLKGILRERKIGHTGTLDPDAEGVLPVCVAKGTKLCALLTDQDKEYEAVLLLGQVTDTQDCSGTILEEHPVTVSEAAVREAVQSFVGAYDQVPPMYSALKVNGKKLYELARKGVEVERAARRVTIHSIDILSVELPRVRMRVHCSKGTYIRTLCQDIGEKLGCGGCMESLLRTRVGRFGLEEAYRLSEIEAYAKEGRAEELILSSDQLFLDDPALSVRPELYRFADNGNVLLPEHFTEMPGELADGQQVRVYGRNQGFTGIYEYRKSRGDFHPVKLFLE
- a CDS encoding polyribonucleotide nucleotidyltransferase; protein product: MYKSFSMELAGRTLTVDVGRVAAQANGAAFMHYGDTTILSTATASEKPRDGIDFFPLSVEYEEKLYASGKIPGGFNKREGKASEHAILTSRVIDRPMRPLFPKDYRNDVTLNNLVMSVDPECAPEVVAMLGSAIATAISDIPFDGPCAMCQVGMINGEFVFNPSYAQDKLSDLHLTVASTREKVIMIEAGANEVPEAKMIEAIFAGHALNQQIIEFIDKIVAECGKEKHSYTSCAVPEELFAAIREIVTPEQMEEAVFTDVKQVREANISAIKDRLAEAFADNEEWLAVLDEAVYQYQKKTVRKMILKDHKRPDGRAINQIRPLAAEIDIIPRVHGSAMFTRGQTQICNVTTLAPLSEAQRLDGLDETVTSKRYMHQYNFPSYSVGETKPSRGPGRREIGHGALAERALLPVLPSEEEFPYAIRSVSETFESNGSTSQASVCASCMSLMAAGVPIKKQVAGISTGLVTGDTDDDYIVLTDIQGLEDFFGDMDFKVAGTHDGITAIQMDIKIHGLTRPIIEEAIARTKEAREYILNEIMTPCIAEPRKEVGKYAPKIVQIMIDPAKIGDVVGQRGKTINTIIERTGVKIDITDDGAVSICGTDKEMMDKAVDMIRIITTDFEAGQIFTGTVVSIKEFGAFIEFAPGKEGMVHISKIAKERINRVEDVLTLGDQVTVVCLGKDKMGRISFSMKDVGKDVTKLKDDDRDRRDNRRDNRDRKHADHE